Proteins from a single region of Rhinolophus sinicus isolate RSC01 linkage group LG13, ASM3656204v1, whole genome shotgun sequence:
- the TMEM239 gene encoding transmembrane protein 239, translating to MMQQSQVETDAIGAGEGPQRAVPWSAWVTRQGWLRWCASHVPQSWSQWWATSSWRQPLQRVLCGLEGILYLLLALMLCHALFTTGSHLLSSLWPVVAAAWRHLLPAVLLLVLSALPALLFTASFLLLFSTLLSLVGLLTSMSHLDHTQDLDQ from the coding sequence ATGATGCAGCAGTCGCAAGTGGAGACAGATGCCATCGGGGCCGGTGAGGGGCCGCAGCGGGCAGTGCCCTGGTCAGCCTGGGTCACGCGACAGGGTTGGCTGCGCTGGTGTGCATCCCACGTACCCCAGAGCTGGAGCCAGTGGTGGGCCACATCCAGCTGGCGGCAACCACTGCAGCGTGTGCTTTGTGGTCTGGAAGGGATCCTCTACCTGCTGCTGGCACTGATGCTGTGTCATGCGCTCTTCACCACGGGTTCCCATCTGCTGAGTTCCCTGTGGCCTGTTGTGGCTGCAGCGTGGCGACATCTGCTGCCCGCCGTCCTGTTGCTGGTGCTCAGTGCCCTCCCGGCCCTGCTCTTCACCGCCTCCTTCCTGCTGCTGTTTTCCACGCTGCTAAGCCTCGTGGGCCTCCTCACCTCCATGTCTCACCTAGACCACACTCAGGATTTGGACCAATAG
- the LG13H20orf141 gene encoding LOW QUALITY PROTEIN: uncharacterized protein C20orf141 homolog (The sequence of the model RefSeq protein was modified relative to this genomic sequence to represent the inferred CDS: substituted 1 base at 1 genomic stop codon): MTQLFSLRPKALAYPIPVPPRGLGAGEGSGRPVGPCMSSLDPSPAQLLDSVLGLGALGLTIWAVFSTAGPALLLLLLLFSFLAFDLLHRPSDPTRPXHTLLTGGLSQGAGEGPRWQEALLLLMVAVTGQLRLQEALLLLLLGLGLFLGARGVPLALLGLAFCLHPWA, translated from the exons ATGACCCAGCTCTTCTCACTCAGGCCCAAAGCCCTTGCTTATCCTATCCCTGTTCCTCCCAGGGGCCTGGGTGCTGGAGAGGGATCGGGTCGTCCAGTGGGTccatgtatgtcctctttggaccCTAGtccagcccagctcctggacagTGTCCTAGGGCTGGGGGCACTGGGGTTGACAATTTGGGCAGTCTTTTCCACGGCTGGCCCAgccttgctgctgctgctgctactttTCAGCTTCCTGGCCTTCGACCTACTCCACAG GCCCTCAGATCCCACCAGGCCATAGCACACACTTCTCACAGGGGGCCTGAGTCAGGGGGCTGGTGAGGGTCCAAGATGGCAGGAGGCTCTACTCCTGCTGATGGTGGCAGTCACAGGACAACTCCGCCTCCAGGAAGCTCTGCTCCTGCTgctcctgggcctggggctgtTCCTGGGAGCCCGAGGGGTGCCTTTGGCCCTGCTTGGCCTGGCTTTCTGCCTCCATCCTTGGGCCTGA